The following are encoded in a window of Halorubrum sp. PV6 genomic DNA:
- a CDS encoding helix-turn-helix domain-containing protein — protein MSYDTEHVRNAGDTPGMITGIPTFAELLDNPSLASLYTSIRRSGTTTGPELVETTTVSKKTVYDYLHKLEQAGLISNVDHDSRTAVYTAEEFKLTLTVRETEVSITPELIEVIAQKNEYPAIERVLEDHGIVTFALAYDLVKAHSEGDVTIRQIASLADLSSGTAYDLVEAIYSILDLGDNESGPTTYTPDDFDENEGDLLEEFDDK, from the coding sequence ATGAGCTACGATACAGAACACGTGCGAAACGCGGGTGACACACCGGGGATGATCACCGGAATCCCTACGTTCGCAGAATTACTCGATAACCCGTCTCTCGCTAGTCTCTATACATCCATTCGGCGGTCCGGGACTACGACGGGCCCTGAACTCGTTGAAACAACGACAGTCTCAAAGAAGACGGTGTACGACTATCTGCATAAACTGGAACAGGCGGGCCTGATCAGCAACGTTGACCATGATAGCAGGACCGCCGTATACACCGCTGAAGAGTTCAAACTGACATTAACAGTCCGCGAGACAGAAGTCTCGATTACCCCTGAACTTATCGAAGTGATCGCCCAGAAAAACGAATATCCAGCGATTGAGCGGGTTCTCGAAGACCACGGCATCGTCACGTTCGCACTCGCATACGACCTCGTGAAAGCACACAGTGAGGGAGATGTCACAATCCGGCAGATCGCGAGCCTCGCAGACCTTTCTTCTGGAACTGCGTATGATCTTGTCGAAGCCATCTATTCGATTCTCGATCTTGGTGACAACGAGTCGGGCCCGACGACGTACACACCAGATGATTTCGATGAGAACGAAGGCGATCTCCTCGAGGAATTTGACGACAAGTAG
- a CDS encoding DUF1059 domain-containing protein yields the protein MQRLECIVDGCSATIEAETEQEVMAQAEEHAKSSHPEVELDDETVDKIKSSIIQV from the coding sequence ATGCAGAGACTCGAGTGCATCGTAGACGGATGTAGCGCGACCATTGAAGCTGAGACTGAACAGGAGGTCATGGCTCAAGCGGAAGAACACGCAAAAAGTTCACACCCCGAAGTTGAACTGGACGACGAGACCGTGGACAAAATCAAATCAAGTATTATACAAGTCTGA
- a CDS encoding IS6 family transposase, with product MSESNRLNGSTKWIDLEFVERERTPYEIIETGIQLHLAGLSLSNTKQYLENLGVERSRTAIHNWIQKADLQPANGASPNRVAVDETAIQIDSDRFWLYAAVDPRTNEFLHVDVFPVQNQQFTLVFLRDLREKHHVDDAIFLVDAGGHLTAALSRTSLRFQITRHGNRNAVERVFREVKRRTSSFSNTFRNAEPTAVESWLQAFAVCWNRCLS from the coding sequence ATGTCCGAATCCAACCGCCTCAACGGCTCTACTAAATGGATTGACTTGGAGTTTGTGGAGCGTGAGCGGACACCCTACGAGATCATTGAAACCGGTATTCAGCTCCATCTTGCTGGCCTATCACTTTCGAATACCAAACAGTATCTTGAGAATTTGGGTGTCGAGCGAAGCCGAACAGCAATCCACAACTGGATTCAAAAGGCCGATCTACAGCCAGCTAACGGTGCGAGCCCGAATCGCGTTGCGGTCGACGAGACTGCGATTCAGATCGACTCAGACCGATTCTGGCTGTATGCCGCCGTAGATCCTCGTACAAACGAATTCCTCCACGTTGACGTATTTCCCGTTCAAAACCAACAATTTACTTTGGTGTTTCTCCGCGATCTCAGAGAGAAACACCACGTTGACGACGCGATCTTTCTGGTTGATGCTGGCGGACATCTCACAGCTGCGCTCTCACGTACTTCGCTCCGATTTCAAATTACTCGTCATGGAAATCGGAATGCTGTCGAACGTGTCTTTAGAGAAGTAAAACGACGAACATCCTCGTTTTCAAATACGTTTAGAAATGCGGAGCCGACGGCGGTAGAATCATGGCTCCAAGCCTTCGCCGTCTGCTGGAATCGATGCTTAAGTTAA